The genomic DNA CAGTACGCGCAGGTTCTTGCCCACGAACTGCATCTCCAGCATGACCAGGTCCCTGTAGAGGGGGGTGCGGTCCACAAACGGAACCTCCTCCATATCCCCGGTCAATTCCTGGCAGCGGTAGCAGCCGGGAAAGCGGACTTCCTGCCCCGTGTTGCGGGTCAGCAGATTGGGCACGCCGTGCATGCGGCAGATCATCAGCCGATGGTCGTACAGGCCGCAAATGCCCTGCTTCTCGTCGATGTTCAGCGGACACATGATGTGCGGACGCTCACCGCGCGCCAGGGCGAGCTGGGCCCGGTCCACGTAGTCCCGGGCGCGCTCCCTGATCGCTTCGAGGCGGTCGGCCGGAAGGCGGTTCAGCCCCTCCCACATATAGGCCCACTCCACGTAGGTGTGGTGCTGGAAGAAGGACAGGCAGCAGTTGTCGCCACAGCCGTCGCAGGTCATGCCGATGGGTCCGGCCACCTCGTCGTAGCGGACGACCATCTTGTCGTATATGGCGGCCAGCTTGCGGAAGGCGGCCTTGGGAGTCAGTTTGTTCATGCGATCTTGATATGTTGGAGTATCTGGTCCACGCACTCCTCGGGAGCGCATTGGTCCGTGCGGACCGTCAGGTCGGCGGCCTTGCGGTACAACGGCAGCCGTTCATTGTACAGGTCGCGCATGGTCTTGCCCGGGCCGATGGCCAGGCCGCGATTCTCGCCGTCGCCCACGCGCTCGAAAAATGTGGTCTCGTCGATGTCGAGCAGGACGACCGGGCCGAGTTCCTTGAGACGCTGAACGGCCTCGGGGCCATAGATGACCGAGCCGCCCGTGGATATGACCGTGCGCGTCAGGGTCAGCTCCGAAACGAGCCGTTCCTCGATGCGCAAAAAATCCTCCAGGCCGTATGTGTCCATGATCCGCTGAAGGGAAAGCCCGTAATAGGACTCCATGTAGCGGTCCGTGTCGAGCTGGCTCCAGCCGAGCCGCCGGGCCAAAAGCCCGCCCAGGGTGGACTTGCCCGCCCCGGCCATGCCCACCAAGGTGATGCACGGCCGCTTGACCTCCTCGCGCTGGATCGGAGTGAAGGACATCCTACTCGCCCCGTACCAGGCAGACCCGATCCTCGCCGTCGCGCTCGGTCACCAGCACGTTGACGTGTTCATCGCCCAGGGTATCCACCTTTTTGCCCACATAGTCCGCCTGTATAGGAAACTCGCGGTGTCCCCGGTCCACCAAGACCAACAGCTCCACCCGCTTGGGGCGGCCGTAGTCGAGGATGGCCTCCAGCGCGGCCCGGATGGTCCGGCCGGAATAGAGCACATCGTCCACCAGCACCATGGAGGTGCCTTCCACCTCGAAGCCGATCTCCGAACAGTTGATGGTCGGGGCCAACTCCAGATTGGTGGTCCAATCGTCGCGGTACAGGTTGATGTCCAGCTTGCCCAGGGG from Desulfovibrio sp. Huiquan2017 includes the following:
- the thrB gene encoding homoserine kinase, translating into MSFTPIQREEVKRPCITLVGMAGAGKSTLGGLLARRLGWSQLDTDRYMESYYGLSLQRIMDTYGLEDFLRIEERLVSELTLTRTVISTGGSVIYGPEAVQRLKELGPVVLLDIDETTFFERVGDGENRGLAIGPGKTMRDLYNERLPLYRKAADLTVRTDQCAPEECVDQILQHIKIA
- the pyrR gene encoding bifunctional pyr operon transcriptional regulator/uracil phosphoribosyltransferase PyrR yields the protein MKDCGTILSEKEMSRTLERLAIEIYERRGDDASLAILGIQRRGADLAERLKKLLDERLGRKIPLGKLDINLYRDDWTTNLELAPTINCSEIGFEVEGTSMVLVDDVLYSGRTIRAALEAILDYGRPKRVELLVLVDRGHREFPIQADYVGKKVDTLGDEHVNVLVTERDGEDRVCLVRGE